In the Deinococcus ficus genome, one interval contains:
- the rpmA gene encoding 50S ribosomal protein L27: protein MAHKKGVGSSKNGRDSQPKMLGVKKFGGEQVLAGNILVRQRGTKFKAGPNVGMGRDHTLFALEAGKVVFTNRGRTGRFISIEVPQTEVAAD from the coding sequence ATGGCTCACAAGAAAGGCGTAGGTTCCTCCAAGAACGGTCGTGACAGCCAGCCCAAGATGCTGGGCGTCAAGAAGTTCGGCGGCGAGCAGGTGCTGGCCGGGAACATCCTGGTCCGCCAGCGCGGCACCAAGTTCAAGGCCGGCCCGAACGTGGGCATGGGCCGCGACCACACCCTGTTCGCGCTGGAAGCCGGCAAGGTCGTGTTCACCAACCGTGGCCGCACCGGCCGCTTCATCAGCATCGAAGTGCCCCAGACCGAAGTCGCCGCCGACTGA